The Bacillus sp. FJAT-27916 genomic interval AACTATCAGCTCCACAAAAGTCACAGGGAAAACAGAAGCCGGAGCAAAGGTAACCGTCAAAGCAGGCAAGAAAACACTCGGTACAGCTACAGCAAAGAAAAATGGTACCTACTCCGTCAAGATCAAAAAACAAAAAGCCGACACTGCCCTCTCTGTAACAGCGAAGGATAAGGCCGGCAATACAAGTAAGGTAAAGAAAATAACCGTCAAGAAGAAGTAACCATTCTGCGTACCTAATGGACAAATCCATTAGGTACGTTTTCATTTTACCGATACAAACACGCATCTATATATAATAGAAGAAACTCAGCATAATCAAGCTCGGCTGAATAGCCAAACGAATCAGGTAAAGCAGTCATCAGCCCAGTTTCTCCTCAACTCTCGCTGATGACTATCAGAAGTTCAGCAGAATAAAAAAATGCCCCATCAGGATAATACCTGATGGGGCATCTTTTAATCTATATTAGCGAACGCGTACAACTAGTCCGCTGAATGTATCTTTCCAGTATCCGCTTGTCATGCTGGCAACTGCTACACCAGTTGAGCTTTGGGAACCGATGAATTTACCGTTCCCAACATAGATACCCACGTGGCCGTTTGTTTTATACGTATTGAAGAATACCATGTCTCCCACTTGGATATTGCTGTAAGAAACTTTTGTTCCTGCAGATACAAGCGCACTTGTGCTTGCTGGAACAGAGTATCCGCCTTGTCTGAATGCCCAGCTTACGAAACCGGAGCAATCAAAACGTCCTGCCGCGATATCGGCTTCAGTTCGTCCACCGCCAAATACATAAACGGAGTTTCCAATGTACTTATAGCCTGCTGAAACAACCTTTTGGATGCTTTTGCTGGATGAAGCAGTAGAACTGCTAGAAGATGAACTGCTTGAGCTTGAAGAACTTGAGTTAGATGAACTTGAGTTGGATGAGCTAGTGTTAGATGGCTTTGTGCTAGAGGAAGAACTTGTAGAGCTTTCCTTTTGTGTTTCTGTCTTTTCACTAGTCGTCGTTTCTTCTTTTTTCGCTGTAGTTGTTTCAGATGAACCAGATTCAGCTCTAGCAACCGTTGTTGCTGCTGCTTCCACGACAGCTTCCTCGGTCACTTCTTTAATCACAATATCAATATTTTGAGCTTCAGCTTCAGCTAATTTGCGTTCGCTTTCTGCTTCTTTTTCTTTTA includes:
- a CDS encoding C40 family peptidase — translated: MLKKSFIALNTALLLGFGSYAAVPSASAEKDPVKQAAVDEAQAALDKVQAEIAALNKRIKQVDQAVKDNKAKINSTEKEITSTKKQVNRLETEIADLEKRIEERNEILKQRAITYQQTNGDASYLEVLFGSTSFGDFIERIGAVSTIVKADRQLLQESQDDQAALEEKQKTVKNKLANLNDMKTELVGMQEDILGQQGQNEALKATLKEKEAESERKLAEAEAQNIDIVIKEVTEEAVVEAAATTVARAESGSSETTTAKKEETTTSEKTETQKESSTSSSSSTKPSNTSSSNSSSSNSSSSSSSSSSSSSSTASSSKSIQKVVSAGYKYIGNSVYVFGGGRTEADIAAGRFDCSGFVSWAFRQGGYSVPASTSALVSAGTKVSYSNIQVGDMVFFNTYKTNGHVGIYVGNGKFIGSQSSTGVAVASMTSGYWKDTFSGLVVRVR